Proteins co-encoded in one Vigna unguiculata cultivar IT97K-499-35 unplaced genomic scaffold, ASM411807v1 contig_528, whole genome shotgun sequence genomic window:
- the LOC114172279 gene encoding uncharacterized protein LOC114172279, whose product MGTRGVIGDKWSMRILWACAIGSAVGLYMVAVERQTQNRARMLAEELRATESGGSNGEDS is encoded by the exons ATGGGGACCAGAGGAGTAATTGGGGACAAGTGGTCCATGAGAATTCTTTGGGCTTGTGCTATTGGAAGTGCTGTCG GCCTGTATATGGTTGCTGTAGAAAGGCAAACACAAAACAGGGCGAGGATGCTGGCTGAAGAACTAAGGGCAACGGAGTCAGGGGGGAGCAATGGCGAAGACAGCTGA